A stretch of Equus przewalskii isolate Varuska chromosome 11, EquPr2, whole genome shotgun sequence DNA encodes these proteins:
- the LOC139074547 gene encoding ral guanine nucleotide dissociation stimulator-like produces MVHDTALNSLVDHLVPAFLLGDTTFIHSFLLTYIAVASTQQVLDEFFNSYRFILSCRVDDAPTRLWKKALAFILGTWMESYPQDFCQPPDFPSLRRVLAFLAFSMPGSQVEHQARLLLSQSLHSEPSKAESQAPAPEKDPKPAEYRPPAPTLVPTAPQSHTPMSSSGGASSLSPDCTSSDGKTVNVLPATSLSTWNAAPRPIPRLPIYLLFNKVVFVLHILNAFL; encoded by the exons ATGGTTCACGACACTGCGCTCAATAGTCTCGTGGATCACCTTGTGCCCGCTTTCCTGCTGGGCGACACCACTTTTATCCACAGCTTCCTGTTGACGTACATAGCTGTGGCCTCCACACAACAAGTGCTGGATGAGTTCTTTAACAG TTACAGATTCATCCTCTCTTGTAGAGTGGACGACGCGCCCACCCGCCTATGGAAAAA GGCCTTGGCCTTCATTCTTGGCACGTGGATGGAATCCTATCCCCAGGACTTTTGCCAGCCCCCAGACTTTCCCAGCTTGAGGAGAGTATTGGCCTTCCTTGCGTTCAGCATGCCAGGCTCGCAGGTGGAGCATCAAGCTCGCCTTCTGCTTTCACAGTCGCTGCACTCTGAGCCCAGCAAGGCAGAGAGTCAGG CACCTGCTCCTGAGAAAGATCCCAAGCCAGCTGAATATCGACCCCCTGCTCCAACTCTAGTGCCCACCGCACCTCAGAGCCACACACCGATGTCCAGCAGTGGAGGCGCCTCGAGCCTCAGCCCGGATTGCACTTCAAGCGATGGAAAGACCGTTAACGTCCTCCCAGCGACGAGCCTCAGCACCTGGAATGCCGCACCACGGCCGATTCCGCGCCTCCCCATTTACCTCCTgttcaataaagttgtttttgtCTTGCACATACTTAACGCTTTCCTTTAA